Proteins encoded by one window of Seriola aureovittata isolate HTS-2021-v1 ecotype China chromosome 4, ASM2101889v1, whole genome shotgun sequence:
- the zc3h4 gene encoding zinc finger CCCH domain-containing protein 4 — protein MAVESMTVHPNSPTTNHEHNSLLTDERPEDGELEEGELEDDGGEVEEEEMGGGASAAAGGGDGGDEAGGGGEAGGEAAGERPQRSRERHASSDSDDERSHRRKRKRKKDREREREKRRAKKKRKSKHKRHASSDDDHSDFSDDSDYSPSEKRKYREYSPQYPPASHGGYGGSKKGSYMKMDKQGYGGYDDYEEDNYEGEEEEDMGDEDYDDFTKELNQYRKAKEGGGGRGGRGGRGRMKSQRGRGGMRGGRRGRGGRGRGGRGGGVKMGGDNDDGDGYGDDMEYVEDDYDNMGDDDYDDYSKELNQYKKCKDRGRGGKGGRGRGRGKGGRGMIRGGKGRNRGRGRGDMGNDDDNNGDMDNGDGGDGPGLGRRNQNEKHQDKKGKAICKYYIEGRCTWGDHCNFSHDIELPKKKELCKFYITGFCARADHCPYMHGEFPCKLFHTTGNCVNGDECMFSHEALNDDTQELLNKMLAEDAEAGAEDEKEVEELKKQGINPLPKPPPGVGLLPTPPRPVPVDANTGAGDFGGPVAGDFGGLPGPNQGPISNKGPPGPGPVPGPNPCAGPLVHGPDGSPFQGGPPNPNCPPPHMGPPPPCSGGGGGAGKKIPSLFEIKVQPTGQLAQKLAVRSQTPSGNQGQTAAPGPQGAPGATPTRFPAPPGMMSPDMQNMGPNLGMNQGPPNMGPGGPPMMGGFASGDGPPHGGPMPPGPNQGGGNFFNNFFNQQEGMNMEGVVQEGDNYQGFAGMDERGGGAGKFGNQSGGQDSSANGASANQGGISVPDFLPPAQRVLFMRIQQKQQEEEERARRMAEGGAEKTRDTEGDSGNWYSSEDEDGGGSVTSILKTLRQQTQAPQKSDGPPSDPRLQKASPANPPARPADPRLARDPRLARSAETGQIPDSTHSMPAPSSSGPPADPRLARLAASGGSTSHSPPATKQEPPLVYKPPPLTTPAAEEEETERVLRDKPVPIPLDPLMGMALRDPRSQLQQFSHIKKDILLHMPAFSKTITWSPEDLLPLPIPKQDFLPLPPGIPPVSTLDPRLSRTQQQHHAPLPHSQPPPVQSPPSLDAPAPSSSTSSLPDFELLSRILKTVNSSPSQTPSPPLLPTPAAPMSLLGPPPAMPPAPTEKPADPRVARKVPTDPRLQPQKSAMKQPSDPAPPPVPSTSPATTSSSPPPTIAPYDPRLLSSGGAGRGVGAGAPGGASVLSSISLYDPRTNKPGSPGTSGGSNNSPNSASTESKPSEPTTGKAKSKEPLFVRKSALDQPEPEKSGEQGTDRYNSYNRPRPKPAPSPNSTAQGGPAAAGAAAAGGQGAPGAAPDQGPAGVHNLPVSSLFGVVKQATKPGGTSSPFGGNSPAQPDQAATEQDNASLKDVFKGFDPTASPFCQ, from the exons ATGGCTGTGGAAAGCATGACTGTCCATCCAAACTCCCCAACTACCAACCACGAACACAACAGTCTCCTGACTGACGAAAG GCCAGAGGATGGAGAGCTGGAGGAAGGCGAGCTGGAAGATGATGGGggagaagtggaggaggaggagatgggtgGAGGTgcgtctgcagcagcaggaggcggAGATGGGGGCGACGAAGCAGGCGGAGGAGGTGAGGCAGGAGGTGAAGCGGCCGGAGAGCGTCCTCAGCGAAGTCGGGAGCGCCACGCCAGCAGCGATTCTGACGACGAGAGATCACACCGccggaagaggaagaggaagaaagacagggAGCGAGAACGGGAGAAGAGGAGGGCCAAGAAGAAACGCAAATCCAAACACAAA CGTCATGCGTCCTCTGATGACGACCACTCAGACTTCAGTGATGACTCTGACTACAGTCCCAGTGAGAAGAGGAAGTATAGAGAGTACAGTCCCCAGTACCCCCCTGCT TCTCATGGAGGCTACGGCGGCTCAAAGAAGGGCAGCTACATGAAGATGGACAAGCAGGGCTATGGAGGCTACGATGACTATGAGGAAGACAACTacgagggagaggaagaggaggacatggGGGATGAAGACTACGACGACTTCACCAAGGAGCTCAACCAGTACCGCAAGGccaaggagggaggaggaggccgCGGCGGACGAG GGGGCAGAGGTCGCATGAAAAGCCAGAGAGGCCGTGGAGGAatgaggggaggaaggaggggtcgaggaggcagaggaagaggtggacGAGGTGGAGGAGTAAAGATGGGAGGAGACAATGACGATGGCGATGGATATGGAGACGACATGGAG TATGTAGAGGACGATTATGACAACATGGGGGATGATGACTACGACGACTACTCAAAAGAACTCAATCAGTACAAGAAGTGcaaagacagaggcagag GAGGTAAAGGAGGCCGCGGGCGAGGCAGAGGTAAAGGAGGGCGGGGTATGATCAGAGGAGGAAAGGGTcgaaacagagggagaggaagaggtgacATGGGaaatgatgatgacaacaaCGGAGACATGGACAACGGG gATGGAGGTGATGGACCAGGACTAGGGAGGAGGAATcagaatgaaaaacatcagGATAAGAAAGGAAAGGCCATCTGCAAGTACTACATCGAGGGGAGATGCACCTGG GGGGACCACTGCAACTTCAGCCATGACATTGAGCTGCCGAAGAAGAAGGAGCTGTGCAAGTTCTACATAACTGGATTCTGTGCCCGGGCCGACCACTGCCCTTACATGCATG GTGAATTCCCCTGCAAGCTGTTCCACACCACGGGCAACTGCGTCAATGGTGACGAGTGTATGTTCTCACATGAAGCCCTCAATGACGACACTCAGGAGCTGCTCAACAAG ATGCTGGCAGAGGATGCAGAGGCTGGAGCTGAGGatgagaaggaggtggaggaactGAAGAAGCAGGGGATCAACCCTCTTCCCAAACCCCCTCCTGGAGTTGGCCTCCTCCCCACCCCTCCTCGGCCTGTTCCTGTAGACGCCAACACAGGGGCTGGGGACTTTGGTGGCCCTGTGGCAGGTGACTTTGGGGGTCTTCCTGGACCTAACCAGGGGCCCATTTCCAACAAAGGACCGCCAGGACCAGGGCCTGTTCCTGGGCCTAATCCTTGTGCTGGTCCCCTTGTCCATGGCCCTGATGGAAGTCCCTTCCAAGGCGGGCCCCCAAATCCTAACTGCCCTCCTCCCCACATGGGGCCCCCACCTCCTTGTtctggagggggaggaggtgcaGGGAAGAAAATCCCCTCGTTGTTTGAGATTAAAGTTCAGCCAACAGGACAGCTGGCTCAGAAACTGGCTGTCAG GAGCCAGACTCCCAGCGGCAACCAGGGTCAGACTGCAGCACCTGGACCTCAAGGGGCCCCTGGAGCCACCCCTACCCGCTTCCCTGCCCCTCCAGGCATGATGTCCCCTGACATGCAGAACATGGGCCCCAACCTTGGGATGAACCAGGGGCCACCCAATATGGGGCCTGGCGGACCACCCATGATGGGAGGATTTGCATCTGGCGACGGACCCCCACATGGAGGTCCTATGCCCCCAGGTCCTAACCAGGGtggagggaacttcttcaatAACTTCTTCAATCAACAGGAGGGAATGAACATGGAGGGAGTGGTACAAGAAG GTGACAACTATCAGGGTTTTGCTGGTATGgacgagagaggaggaggagcagggaaaTTTGGTAACCAGTCAGGTGGTCAAGACAGCTCTGCTAATGGAGCGTCAGCCAATCAGGGAGGGATTTCTGTTCCTGACTTCCTGCCTCCAGCACAACGTGTCCTGTTCATGAGGAtccagcagaagcagcaggaggaagaggaaagagcaCGCAGGATGGCCgagggaggagcagagaagaCTAGAGACACTGAAG GTGATTCAGGGAACTGGTACTCCAGTGAGGATGAGGACGGAGGTGGTAGTGTGACCTCAATCTTGAAGACACTCCGTCAGCAGACGCAGGCTCCTCAAAAGTCTGACGGCCCACCAAGTGACCCTCGCCTGCAGAAGGCCTCCCCCGCCAACCCCCCAGCTCGGCCAGCAGACCCCCGCTTGGCTCGGGACCCACGCCTGGCACGTTCTGCAGAGACAGGCCAAATCCCCGACTCCACCCACTCCATGCCTGCTCCATCTTCCTCTGGACCCCCTGCAGACCCCAGGTTAGCCCGACTAGCTGCTTCAGGTGGATCCACCTCCCACTCACCTCCTGCTACTAAACAAGAACCTCCTCTGGTCTACAAGCCCCCGCCACTTACAACCCCAGCAgcggaagaggaggagacagagcgGGTTCTACGGGACAAGCCAGTACCGATTCCTCTGGACCCGCTCATGGGCATGGCTCTGAGAGACCCAcgctctcagctgcagcagttcagccACATCAAGAAGGATATTCTTCTCCACATGCCGGCCTTTTCCAAAACCATCACCTGGTCACCTGAAGATCTCCTTCCACTCCCCATCCCCAAGCAGGACTTCCTGCCCCTCCCACCAGGCATCCCTCCTGTGTCCACTCTAGACCCACGTCTGTCCCgcactcagcagcagcaccacgCACCGCTCCCTCACTCACAGCCTCCTCCTGTACAGTCTCCTCCCTCCTTGGACGcacctgctccctcctcctccacctcctccctcccggACTTTGAGCTTCTGTCTCGTATCTTGAAAACTGTCAACTCCAGCCCGTCCCAGacaccctcccctcctctgttgcCCACCCCTGCTGCCCCTATGTCACTTCTGGGTCCACCTCCCGCAATGCCTCCTGCACCTACAGAAAAGCCTGCTGACCCCCGGGTGGCCCGTAAAGTCCCCACAGACCCCCGTCTCCAGCCACAGAAGTCAGCAATGAAGCAGCCATCGGATCCAGCGCCTCCTCCTGTCCCCTCTACATCTCCAGCAACAACATCTAGCTCCCCCCCACCTACCATCGCCCCTTATGACCCAAGGCTGCTCTCCTCAGGTGGAGCAGGGCGTGGTGTGGGGGCTGGGGCACCAGGGGGAGCCAGTGTGCTGAGCAGCATCAGTCTGTATGACCCTCGGACTAACAAACCAGGCAGCCCTGGTACCAGCGGTGGCTCTAACAACTCCCCCAACTCAGCAAGCACAGAGTCCAAACCCAGTGAACCCACGACGGGTAAAGCCAAGTCCAAGGAGCCCCTGTTTGTTCGGAAGTCTGCGTTGGACCAACCAGAGCCAGAGAAAAGTGGAGAGCAAGGGACCGATCGATACAACAGCTATAACAGGCCCCGACCCAAGCCTGCACCCTCGCCTAACTCCACGGCCCAGGGAGGGCCTGCTGCAGCCGgggcagctgcagctggaggtcAGGGTGCTCCTGGAGCCGCTCCAGACCAGGGGCCTGCAGGCGTTCACAACCTGCCAGTGTCCTCGCTATTTGGCGTGGTGAAGCAGGCGACCAAGCCTGGTGGGACAAGTAGTCCTTTTGGAGGAAACAGCCCGGCGCAGCCTGACCAGGCGGCCACAGAGCAAGACAACGCCTCACTGAAGGACGTTTTCAAAGGCTTTGACCCCACAGCCTCACCCTTCTGCCAGTGA